A single region of the Candidatus Curtissbacteria bacterium genome encodes:
- a CDS encoding glycosyltransferase family 2 protein: MVLVSFLVVVAWVVWAINSPVAALNVLAVFVVISFGFNAIARLTFTSLSLFARKRERWPVQAYPAKAAILVSARNDPSIFQALPSVLRVENGTIDYKVLVLDDSTDPDLVARLVSIPSSLFIQQGPESNLQEISRRINETDHALVVIHRTNPVGGKAGAINNAVRILRWSEVDYIALLDADHHVAPDFLKRGIAASREYGGPVAGWQPHRLGAYRFLGTFVNVNWAITAMEMQARQRMGLAPIFGGSAGIFPFGWLYDHPFDETSITEDWELSLQAYLRGEEIPFREDLAAVGIVPANFASFRTQQRRWAEGTIRDFRHEFWKILSSRRINWRTKLGLVYQGLLWTQTLGLAASIAVVSMGAVFPWFNGASIPTAVTLGAWGFFTLAHLLPVAVGGKVEGLRTYRNFRNVVFSLLMLFVMLPDYLYATLRGLFLEKADWVVTKKLGSD; the protein is encoded by the coding sequence ATGGTTCTGGTGTCTTTCCTGGTGGTAGTTGCCTGGGTGGTGTGGGCTATCAATAGCCCTGTGGCCGCGTTGAACGTATTGGCGGTTTTTGTCGTTATCAGCTTCGGCTTTAACGCTATTGCCCGGCTTACGTTCACCTCTCTTTCTCTCTTCGCGAGAAAGAGAGAACGCTGGCCTGTTCAGGCGTATCCCGCCAAGGCCGCTATTCTGGTGTCGGCGAGGAACGACCCTTCAATTTTTCAAGCGCTTCCGAGCGTTTTGAGAGTTGAGAATGGGACGATCGATTACAAGGTACTCGTGCTCGACGACAGCACGGATCCAGACCTCGTCGCCAGACTGGTTTCGATTCCGTCTTCGCTCTTTATTCAGCAGGGGCCTGAGAGTAACCTTCAGGAAATCTCCAGGCGGATAAACGAGACGGATCATGCTCTCGTGGTCATCCACAGAACGAATCCTGTCGGTGGGAAGGCGGGGGCTATCAACAATGCAGTCAGGATTCTGAGATGGAGCGAGGTCGATTACATCGCTCTTCTCGATGCTGATCATCACGTGGCGCCAGACTTTCTGAAGAGGGGCATTGCCGCCTCAAGGGAGTATGGTGGTCCTGTGGCGGGTTGGCAGCCTCACCGACTCGGAGCCTACAGGTTCCTCGGAACCTTCGTCAACGTCAACTGGGCGATTACTGCAATGGAAATGCAAGCCAGGCAGCGAATGGGATTGGCGCCGATATTCGGTGGCTCGGCGGGCATTTTCCCATTCGGATGGTTGTACGACCACCCGTTTGATGAGACGAGCATCACGGAGGACTGGGAGCTTTCGCTTCAGGCTTATTTGAGGGGCGAGGAAATCCCCTTCCGTGAAGATCTCGCAGCTGTGGGTATCGTACCCGCAAATTTTGCGTCTTTCCGTACTCAGCAGAGACGCTGGGCAGAAGGCACAATCAGGGATTTCCGCCACGAGTTCTGGAAGATCCTATCCTCCAGAAGGATTAACTGGCGGACAAAGCTTGGTTTGGTTTACCAGGGCTTGCTCTGGACTCAGACACTCGGTCTCGCTGCGTCGATCGCCGTGGTGTCAATGGGTGCGGTGTTCCCCTGGTTCAATGGGGCTTCAATCCCCACCGCGGTAACGCTGGGCGCCTGGGGCTTTTTCACTCTCGCGCATCTACTTCCGGTAGCTGTGGGAGGAAAAGTGGAAGGTCTTAGGACGTACCGCAATTTCCGCAACGTGGTCTTCTCGCTTCTGATGCTGTTCGTGATGCTCCCGGACTACCTGTATGCGACTCTCCGAGGTTTATTCCTCGAGAAAGCCGATTGGGTTGTCACCAAGAAATTGGGTTCTGATTAG
- the lgt gene encoding prolipoprotein diacylglyceryl transferase yields MIPRSFEIGPLTLHLYGLVIALSILAGWALAKNRAHLYKIPKSLFDEPMLLTPLILGLIGARLYHVLDLWSHYSQNPSEILKIANGGLGIWGGLFGILVGFVLIAKIKKVKILSLLDLIAPSLMLSQSIGRFGNFINQEAFGPPTTLPWGVYIEPANRPIQYMEFSRFHPTFFYEAALDLLFFFILLYLSKPSSSHSLPSSSRTRGSRFSIWSSISLRPFLTVSVVERSRMTIEKTLGLNLKVPGQTFALYLILYAIGRFTVEFVRIDTWTISQIKVAQILAAVTILIGIFTFFRRIRPLDSSA; encoded by the coding sequence ATGATTCCCAGATCTTTTGAAATTGGTCCGCTGACCCTACACTTGTATGGCCTGGTTATCGCGCTTTCGATACTCGCCGGTTGGGCCCTTGCTAAAAACAGAGCTCATCTTTACAAAATCCCGAAATCTCTTTTCGACGAACCCATGCTTCTTACTCCTCTTATTCTTGGGCTTATCGGAGCTCGGCTTTATCACGTATTGGACCTGTGGAGCCACTACAGTCAAAACCCGTCCGAAATTTTAAAAATTGCAAACGGGGGACTTGGTATCTGGGGCGGACTTTTCGGCATCCTAGTAGGCTTTGTGCTAATTGCCAAAATTAAGAAAGTTAAAATTCTCTCCCTGCTGGATCTTATCGCGCCATCCCTGATGCTATCCCAATCAATTGGACGCTTTGGAAATTTTATTAACCAAGAAGCTTTTGGTCCACCGACAACTCTTCCCTGGGGAGTTTATATTGAACCTGCAAATCGCCCGATTCAATATATGGAGTTCAGCCGTTTTCACCCGACATTTTTCTACGAAGCAGCGCTTGATCTGCTTTTTTTCTTTATTCTTCTTTATTTATCCAAACCGTCATCCTCGCACTCTCTTCCGTCATCCTCGCGAACGCGAGGATCTAGATTCTCGATCTGGTCTTCGATTTCACTCAGACCGTTCCTGACCGTGAGCGTAGTCGAACGGTCGAGAATGACAATAGAAAAGACTCTCGGACTTAATCTCAAAGTGCCTGGCCAAACGTTTGCTCTTTACCTGATCCTCTACGCGATAGGCAGATTTACGGTGGAATTCGTGCGTATTGACACCTGGACGATTTCGCAAATAAAAGTCGCCCAAATTTTGGCCGCGGTAACAATCCTTATTGGTATTTTCACCTTCTTTAGAAGAATTAGACCCCTTGACTCCTCAGCATAA
- a CDS encoding DUF1461 domain-containing protein: protein MKIFTYIIIIFLTPFLILLNLRLLIFDHDFYKSEFAKVGTYENFESREIVDKQSKDLITYLCCDGSLDTDFYAEREIVHMRDVKNLISTVNVYLLALSTLLIISCAVLIAKKRLSLLFFSFKTGTLMAIVSLAVVFIISQIDFDFLFLKFHVISFDNDLWVLPENANLIQLFPQQFFADFANRIVLQTLAMSTSILIFSSIAQTKIKK from the coding sequence GTGAAGATTTTTACGTACATCATAATTATTTTCTTAACGCCCTTTCTTATTCTTTTAAATTTACGCCTATTGATTTTTGATCATGATTTTTACAAGAGCGAATTTGCAAAAGTCGGCACGTATGAAAATTTTGAAAGTAGAGAAATTGTCGATAAGCAATCTAAAGACTTAATTACCTATCTTTGTTGCGACGGAAGCTTAGATACCGACTTCTACGCAGAAAGAGAAATTGTGCACATGAGAGATGTTAAAAATTTGATATCAACAGTAAATGTTTATTTGCTAGCATTATCAACTCTCCTAATTATTTCATGTGCAGTTTTAATCGCCAAAAAGCGCTTAAGTCTTTTATTCTTTTCTTTCAAGACCGGAACACTCATGGCCATTGTGTCGTTAGCCGTAGTTTTTATCATCTCTCAAATTGACTTCGATTTTTTGTTCTTAAAATTCCACGTCATTTCTTTTGATAACGACCTTTGGGTTCTTCCTGAAAACGCCAACCTCATACAACTATTCCCTCAACAATTTTTCGCGGATTTTGCAAACCGTATAGTTCTCCAGACTCTGGCAATGTCAACGTCTATACTTATCTTTTCTTCGATTGCGCAAACTAAAATTAAAAAATGA
- the lon gene encoding endopeptidase La, whose amino-acid sequence MAIFIDQQKPKFKSELPIVPLRDTVVFPSSMVPITVGRPKVKLGLDNSWAGERLAVFVAQKNPRVENPAPNDIYSVGTVGLIRRLWKVDNEYNLAVEGLNRVYLKEFVQIDPYLAVHVEEVPELSQKTEEIEALFRNILAKIKKYGELGGTLTLESSIHIFSTDDPNQLVNIIAASIDLKTVDKQQILEMVDTKTRLERLSELLTREIRILEISARIDTETQERVGRVTKEAILREKMKSIEKELGEDDDGREIAEFKKKIRAAAMSEEVRVKAERELTRLAKMSSYNPESSYIRTYLEWLVELPWKSKDKKSVNVDAAAKVLDEDHYGLPKVKERILEYLAVQKLVGKIKGPILCFVGPPGVGKTSVGKSIARALGRKFIRVSLGGIHDEAEIRGHRRTYVGAMPGRVIQGIRNAGTKNPVFMLDEIDKIGTDFRGDPSSALLEALDPEQNNAFSDHYLEVPYDLSDVMFVATANILDTIPPALRDRLEIISFAGYTEEEKAYIAKKFLFPKQLNAHGLTKDKVTMSDATLKDLISRYTREAGVRQLEREIASILRKVAKKFASSNKQKKINISPKSLQTYLGAYRFTKTIAEEKDEVGMSTGLSVTSAGGEILFVEVTLMPGGKGQLILTGQLGDVMKESAQAALSYVRSRSKMLGLAENFASKVDVHIHVPEGAVPKEGPSAGIALTTALVSAITRIPTRREVGMTGEVTLRGRVLEIGGVKEKVLAAHRAGLTTVILPKQNAKDLEDVPKNVKRDLQFIFAEHMDEVLKVALTKPLPKEKRSEEGKKEKPQAHFSTGSPSAS is encoded by the coding sequence GTGGCGATTTTTATAGACCAACAAAAACCCAAATTCAAAAGCGAACTGCCAATTGTCCCCCTCAGAGACACGGTAGTATTTCCTTCTTCTATGGTTCCAATTACAGTCGGCAGGCCCAAAGTCAAACTCGGCCTCGACAATTCCTGGGCAGGCGAAAGACTCGCCGTTTTTGTTGCACAAAAAAACCCAAGAGTTGAAAACCCCGCTCCCAACGACATTTATTCGGTCGGCACAGTTGGTCTTATCAGAAGACTCTGGAAGGTAGACAACGAATACAACCTTGCCGTCGAAGGCTTAAACCGTGTCTATCTTAAGGAATTTGTCCAAATAGACCCATATCTTGCGGTACACGTCGAAGAAGTTCCCGAACTTTCTCAAAAAACAGAAGAAATAGAAGCGCTTTTCAGAAACATCCTTGCAAAGATTAAAAAATACGGAGAACTCGGTGGAACACTAACCCTCGAGTCCTCAATCCACATTTTCTCAACCGACGACCCAAATCAGCTTGTCAATATAATCGCGGCTTCAATCGATCTCAAAACGGTCGACAAGCAACAAATTCTCGAAATGGTCGACACCAAAACCAGGCTTGAAAGACTTTCGGAGCTTTTGACCCGTGAAATCAGAATTCTGGAAATTTCCGCGCGAATTGACACCGAAACTCAAGAGAGGGTAGGGCGCGTAACTAAAGAAGCAATACTTCGAGAAAAGATGAAATCTATAGAAAAAGAGCTCGGTGAAGACGACGACGGCCGCGAAATTGCCGAATTCAAAAAGAAGATAAGAGCAGCCGCCATGTCGGAAGAAGTCAGAGTCAAGGCAGAGCGCGAACTTACTCGTCTTGCCAAAATGTCGTCTTACAACCCGGAGTCTTCCTATATCCGCACATACCTCGAATGGTTAGTCGAACTTCCCTGGAAATCAAAAGATAAAAAGAGTGTAAACGTTGACGCTGCCGCTAAAGTTCTCGACGAAGATCACTATGGTCTACCTAAGGTAAAGGAAAGAATTTTGGAATATCTTGCCGTTCAAAAGCTCGTCGGCAAAATCAAAGGCCCAATCCTTTGTTTTGTTGGTCCTCCGGGTGTCGGAAAAACATCCGTTGGAAAATCGATAGCTCGAGCTTTGGGCAGAAAATTCATTAGAGTTTCCCTTGGAGGAATTCACGATGAAGCTGAAATTCGTGGTCACAGAAGAACTTACGTCGGAGCCATGCCCGGAAGAGTTATCCAGGGAATCAGAAACGCCGGCACCAAAAACCCGGTCTTCATGCTCGATGAAATCGACAAAATCGGAACAGATTTCCGCGGTGACCCGTCATCCGCCCTTCTTGAAGCGCTCGATCCGGAACAGAACAACGCGTTTTCCGATCACTACCTTGAGGTCCCGTACGATCTTTCAGACGTCATGTTTGTCGCGACCGCAAACATCCTCGATACCATCCCACCGGCACTTCGTGACAGACTGGAAATTATTAGCTTTGCCGGCTACACAGAAGAAGAAAAGGCCTACATCGCCAAAAAATTTTTATTCCCTAAGCAGCTAAACGCACATGGTCTAACTAAAGATAAAGTAACGATGTCGGACGCAACCCTCAAAGACCTTATTTCAAGATACACTCGTGAAGCTGGGGTAAGACAGCTCGAGCGCGAAATCGCTTCAATTCTTCGAAAAGTTGCCAAGAAATTTGCGTCTAGTAACAAGCAGAAGAAAATCAACATTTCTCCAAAATCACTGCAAACTTACCTTGGGGCGTACAGATTTACGAAGACAATCGCCGAAGAAAAAGACGAAGTCGGTATGTCGACAGGCCTGTCTGTAACCTCAGCAGGCGGAGAAATTCTCTTTGTCGAAGTAACTTTGATGCCAGGCGGCAAGGGTCAGCTGATTCTAACCGGCCAACTTGGCGACGTCATGAAAGAGTCTGCTCAAGCAGCACTTTCGTATGTTCGCTCCAGATCCAAAATGTTAGGCCTTGCTGAGAACTTTGCAAGTAAAGTTGACGTCCATATTCACGTTCCCGAAGGCGCCGTTCCAAAAGAAGGGCCTTCCGCGGGTATCGCGCTAACAACCGCGCTCGTTTCAGCAATAACCAGGATTCCAACTCGTCGAGAGGTAGGCATGACAGGGGAAGTAACTTTAAGAGGCCGAGTGCTTGAAATAGGTGGCGTCAAAGAAAAGGTTCTCGCAGCCCATAGAGCTGGTCTTACAACCGTAATCCTGCCCAAACAAAACGCGAAAGATCTGGAAGATGTGCCCAAAAACGTCAAACGTGATCTCCAGTTCATTTTCGCGGAACACATGGACGAGGTTCTAAAAGTTGCCCTCACAAAACCGCTTCCTAAAGAAAAAAGAAGCGAAGAAGGCAAAAAGGAAAAACCCCAAGCCCATTTCTCAACTGGATCTCCCTCCGCTAGTTAA